In the Aliarcobacter cryaerophilus genome, one interval contains:
- a CDS encoding arsenate reductase ArsC has protein sequence MKKVLILCTGNSCRSIIAEALINAKLDGIHADSSGVKASGRVNPNAKKLLEDKGIWQSKYHSKTIDKVIDNEYDLVVTVCDHASQTCPMFPKAVKVIHVGFEDPDGKGFEAFEATYKDIEEILLPKVVEALKY, from the coding sequence ATGAAAAAAGTTTTGATTTTATGTACAGGAAACTCTTGTAGAAGTATTATCGCTGAAGCCTTAATAAATGCAAAGTTAGATGGAATTCATGCTGATAGTAGTGGTGTAAAAGCAAGTGGAAGAGTAAATCCAAATGCTAAAAAGTTGCTTGAAGATAAGGGAATTTGGCAAAGTAAGTACCATTCAAAAACTATTGATAAAGTAATAGATAATGAGTATGATTTAGTTGTAACAGTTTGTGACCACGCTTCCCAAACTTGTCCTATGTTTCCAAAAGCTGTAAAAGTTATTCATGTGGGATTTGAAGACCCAGATGGAAAAGGTTTTGAAGCATTTGAAGCTACATACAAAGATATTGAGGAAATTTTACTTCCAAAGGTTGTTGAGGCTTTAAAATACTAA
- a CDS encoding gamma-glutamylcyclotransferase family protein: MKDSLFVYGTLMPNCPNSYVLENIVGKFVPATVKGKLIDAGWSASMGYPGIRLEMGNDTIHGFLFYSDNLINHWENLDIFEGVEFSRTAVIVERYDEVEVQTYIYTLKDEIIEMYEEKI; encoded by the coding sequence ATGAAAGATTCACTTTTTGTATATGGTACATTGATGCCAAACTGTCCAAATTCATATGTTTTAGAAAATATTGTAGGAAAATTTGTACCTGCAACTGTAAAAGGAAAATTAATAGATGCAGGCTGGAGTGCTAGTATGGGATATCCTGGTATTAGGCTAGAAATGGGTAATGATACTATTCATGGGTTTTTGTTTTATTCTGATAATCTTATAAATCATTGGGAAAATCTTGATATTTTTGAGGGAGTTGAGTTTAGTAGAACTGCTGTTATTGTTGAAAGATATGATGAAGTAGAGGTGCAAACTTATATTTATACATTAAAAGATGAGATTATTGAGATGTATGAAGAAAAAATCTAA